The proteins below come from a single Chryseobacterium bernardetii genomic window:
- a CDS encoding GNAT family N-acetyltransferase: MEIEISSCEHLVYVSEIQQEMYDSAQRRGTGIAKRSIEYLSKKISEGNAVVATENGEWVGFCYIETWSHGKFVANSGLIVSPKFRNGGVATQIKHKVFQLSREKYPEAKVFGLTTGLAVMKINSDLGYKPVIYSELTQDEEFWNGCKNCVNYEILMKKERKNCLCTAMLFVPEDVKKNEAVNNQSDNNKVNSVVDAQPEIKYNNEQESHLSV, translated from the coding sequence ATGGAAATAGAAATTTCCTCATGCGAACATCTAGTGTATGTGAGTGAAATACAGCAGGAAATGTATGATTCTGCACAGCGTAGAGGAACGGGAATCGCAAAACGTTCCATCGAATATTTGAGTAAGAAGATTTCAGAAGGCAATGCTGTGGTTGCCACTGAAAACGGTGAGTGGGTAGGTTTCTGTTATATAGAGACCTGGTCACATGGGAAATTTGTTGCTAATTCGGGACTGATTGTATCTCCCAAATTCAGGAACGGTGGAGTGGCTACTCAGATCAAGCATAAAGTTTTCCAGTTATCTAGAGAAAAATATCCGGAAGCAAAAGTGTTCGGATTAACTACAGGTCTTGCGGTAATGAAAATCAACAGTGATTTGGGGTACAAGCCGGTTATTTATTCTGAGCTTACTCAGGATGAAGAGTTTTGGAATGGTTGCAAGAACTGTGTGAACTATGAAATTTTAATGAAAAAGGAGCGAAAAAACTGCTTATGTACAGCCATGTTATTTGTTCCGGAAGACGTCAAAAAGAATGAGGCTGTAAACAATCAGTCTGATAATAATAAAGTAAACAGTGTTGTGGATGCACAACCGGAAATTAAATATAACAATGAACAAGAAAGTCATCTTAGCGTTTAG
- a CDS encoding MFS transporter, whose amino-acid sequence MSDNHHESYENMSDRQKNRTIWSVITASSLGTLIEWYDFYIFGSLAIVLATKFFPADNPTAAFLSTLATFAAGFVVRPFGALFFGRLGDLIGRKYTFLVTLLIMGFSTFLIGCIPSYETIGFFAPVLVLILRLLQGLALGGEYGGAATYVAEYAQPHRRGYWTSWIQTTATAGLFISLIVILITKTSLSPEEFDGWGWRVPFWISILMVGVSYIIRKNMKESPLFAKAKSEGKTSKNPLKESFGNKFNFKFVLLALFGAAMGQGVIWYTGQFYAMSFMQKVMNIDSTQVDYLMATALFLGTPFFVFFGWLSDKIGRKAVMMTGMLIAILAYRPIYDSMFKSVSLENKTVAASGITEKRTDKIHNDIATDSLVTFHKETLFTDGTLIKKDSIVHWSPSGPVMKDGKAEEPKVSQSVKVSDSTKWYLVFLVFIQVIFVTMVYGPIAAFLVEMFPVRIRYTSMSLPYHIGNGVFGGLLPAVATYLVTTGKEAGHATWYLEGLWYPIGVAGVCLVIGLIYLKNKNNNLHD is encoded by the coding sequence ATGAGCGATAATCATCACGAAAGCTACGAGAATATGTCCGATAGGCAGAAAAACCGCACCATTTGGAGCGTCATCACGGCATCATCCCTCGGAACCCTTATAGAATGGTATGACTTCTATATTTTTGGAAGTCTGGCTATTGTTTTAGCCACTAAATTCTTCCCGGCAGATAATCCAACAGCAGCATTCTTATCTACACTGGCCACTTTTGCGGCAGGATTCGTGGTAAGACCTTTTGGCGCTTTATTCTTCGGAAGACTAGGAGACCTCATCGGAAGAAAATATACTTTCCTGGTCACTTTACTGATTATGGGATTTTCAACTTTCCTTATTGGGTGTATCCCAAGTTATGAAACAATCGGGTTCTTTGCTCCGGTGCTGGTTTTAATACTGAGATTATTACAGGGCCTTGCTCTTGGAGGGGAATACGGAGGTGCCGCCACTTATGTTGCAGAATATGCACAACCTCACCGAAGAGGATACTGGACTTCATGGATCCAAACAACTGCCACAGCAGGTCTTTTCATTTCACTGATCGTTATTTTGATTACCAAAACTTCGCTTTCTCCTGAAGAATTCGATGGCTGGGGATGGAGAGTTCCTTTCTGGATTTCAATTTTAATGGTAGGTGTTTCTTATATTATCAGAAAAAACATGAAGGAATCTCCGCTTTTTGCAAAGGCAAAAAGTGAAGGCAAAACTTCTAAAAACCCTTTAAAGGAAAGCTTCGGAAATAAATTTAATTTCAAGTTTGTTCTGCTTGCTCTTTTTGGAGCAGCAATGGGACAAGGGGTTATTTGGTATACGGGGCAGTTCTATGCCATGAGCTTCATGCAGAAAGTAATGAATATTGACTCTACCCAGGTAGATTATCTAATGGCAACGGCGCTATTTTTAGGAACTCCATTTTTTGTATTCTTCGGCTGGTTATCAGATAAAATAGGACGAAAAGCTGTAATGATGACAGGAATGCTGATTGCTATTTTAGCCTACAGACCTATTTATGACAGCATGTTCAAAAGCGTCAGCCTTGAAAATAAGACAGTTGCTGCCAGCGGAATTACAGAAAAAAGAACGGATAAGATTCACAATGACATTGCTACAGACAGCCTTGTTACCTTCCATAAAGAAACGCTTTTTACAGATGGAACCCTCATTAAAAAAGACAGTATTGTACACTGGTCACCAAGCGGCCCGGTAATGAAGGACGGAAAAGCTGAAGAACCAAAGGTTTCACAATCTGTAAAAGTAAGTGACAGCACAAAATGGTACTTAGTATTCTTAGTATTCATTCAGGTAATCTTCGTAACCATGGTGTATGGACCTATCGCAGCCTTCCTTGTTGAAATGTTCCCGGTAAGAATCCGTTACACCTCGATGTCTTTACCTTATCACATTGGAAATGGGGTATTTGGAGGACTTCTTCCTGCTGTAGCTACTTACCTTGTAACTACCGGAAAGGAAGCAGGACATGCCACATGGTATCTTGAAGGATTATGGTATCCAATTGGAGTAGCTGGAGTCTGCCTGGTCATCGGATTAATTTATCTTAAAAATAAGAACAATAATCTTCATGATTAA
- a CDS encoding porin translates to MKKLLTFIGVALISGSMYSQGSPDYGSGLKINLNPEGNKFIRFILWDQLWLRNSSLNPGSMVGNEPTDNTWNLGNRRLRALTYAQISKRYMILLHFGINNQTFINGGASGTSGTGGYGNGKKTQMFFHDAWNEYAVILPGEAGKFSLSLGAGLHYYMGLSRMTMASTLNFLTVDSPVFSWPLIDNSDQFGRQIGMFAKGKYGKLEYRFSLNKPFATDLVPANVTDPSKAVAVDNNGNPSFSKAGYVEYQFLDEESNTLPFKVGSYLGTKKVFNVGAGFYHQADGTRTSVNSNVEKHDITLFAVDAFADIPLGEAKNKMAVSAYAGYYNYNFGPNYIRNLGTMNIAASDPNFTGNKAIAGPGNLQPTIGTGNIIYAQAGLLLPSQAEKPKIRIQPFAAYTHKNFEAFDKSSSQFDIGANWFIDGHHAKITTQYSTRPVYTNPTESPSSKGEFIVQFQIYL, encoded by the coding sequence ATGAAGAAATTACTTACATTTATTGGAGTAGCCTTAATTAGCGGTTCTATGTATTCGCAGGGTTCTCCTGATTACGGCAGCGGATTAAAAATAAACCTCAATCCTGAGGGAAACAAATTCATCAGATTTATTTTGTGGGATCAGCTTTGGCTAAGAAACAGCTCCCTGAATCCTGGCAGCATGGTTGGAAATGAGCCAACAGATAACACATGGAACCTGGGAAACAGGCGATTGCGTGCTTTAACGTATGCACAGATCTCCAAAAGATATATGATCCTTCTTCATTTTGGAATCAATAATCAGACTTTCATCAACGGAGGGGCTTCAGGCACCTCAGGAACAGGAGGTTACGGAAACGGCAAGAAAACCCAGATGTTTTTTCATGATGCCTGGAATGAATATGCAGTTATTTTACCTGGAGAAGCAGGAAAATTCAGTTTATCTTTAGGAGCGGGACTTCATTATTATATGGGACTTTCCCGTATGACGATGGCTTCTACGCTAAATTTTCTTACAGTAGACTCACCGGTATTCTCCTGGCCACTGATCGATAATTCGGATCAGTTCGGAAGACAAATTGGAATGTTTGCCAAAGGTAAATATGGAAAACTGGAGTATCGTTTCAGCTTAAACAAGCCTTTTGCTACGGATCTTGTGCCCGCTAATGTAACCGATCCATCTAAAGCTGTAGCAGTAGACAATAACGGAAACCCAAGTTTCTCAAAAGCAGGATATGTTGAATACCAATTCCTTGATGAGGAATCCAACACCTTACCTTTCAAAGTGGGTTCTTACCTGGGAACAAAGAAAGTCTTTAATGTTGGAGCCGGATTTTATCACCAGGCGGATGGAACCCGAACTTCTGTTAACTCAAACGTAGAAAAGCACGATATTACTCTTTTCGCCGTAGATGCTTTTGCAGACATTCCATTGGGAGAAGCAAAAAACAAAATGGCTGTTTCTGCTTATGCCGGATATTACAACTACAATTTCGGTCCAAACTACATAAGAAACCTGGGAACCATGAATATTGCAGCTTCTGATCCTAATTTTACAGGTAATAAAGCTATTGCAGGACCGGGAAATCTACAACCCACTATCGGAACAGGTAATATTATCTACGCACAGGCCGGTTTACTATTGCCCAGCCAGGCAGAAAAGCCCAAAATAAGAATACAGCCTTTTGCTGCTTATACTCACAAAAATTTTGAAGCTTTTGATAAATCATCCTCTCAGTTTGACATCGGAGCCAATTGGTTTATTGATGGGCATCACGCAAAAATCACTACCCAATATTCCACAAGACCGGTTTACACCAATCCTACCGAAAGCCCTTCTTCAAAAGGAGAATTTATTGTACAGTTCCAAATCTATTTATAA
- a CDS encoding ATP-binding protein, which yields MSSFALFFVVLFYLALLFLVAHLAEKKRSKFWINNPYIYALSLAVYCTAWTYYGSIGVAATSGLNYLPIYIGPAMIIPAWIYINTRIVRIARVNKISSLADFISLRYGNSRSMSAIITVVCLLAIVPYIGLQIKAISETFHLVTETPMSKDILTDNATFVVILIALFSSYYGTRYVDASEKRLGIISAIALESFLKLFFIIILGLFVIYYVFDGFNDIYQRASHFEDFKEKNTFNGIEGAMNWMVLCMISATAICILPRQFHTAIVENRQEKHIRTAIWFFPLYLLIFTIFIFPIAWGGRLIFDGEKVNPEFYSILIPQHFDNTLITVLVFLGGLSSCISMIIISAITLSIMLSNNLIIPYGLLGKLKSENETQNTRSITTIRKFSIFALIIMAFVFYKYFILKTSLDSVGLISFVVIAQLAPAFFGAIFWRRGSYKGAVIGLAAGLAICYFGLIIPQYYFSYNQEFKGVLRDMYNSFDFFTISYLGRIPQIFFWSILVNTGLFTIISVSTKGNYRERNFAELYVDIDKYIQNHENAFIWRGTAYISDIQNILERFLGKNKTEQALRIFNLKYNIDSKTETADSRFIKFSENLLAGRIGTASAKILIEGVTKEDKISLKEVLNILEESKENIILNKKLTEQSEELQKLSDDLRTANENLIVKDRQKDDFLDSVAHELRTPITAIRSAGEILADDDDIPFEIKQEFLNNIITESDRLSEIINDILYLDKLQHGEISLNIQQNNILDTYKKALSPILHLIQQKNIHLSEVNLLNRVIFEYDEARMIQLLQNIWGNALKFTDEQGTIQTKLFEKENQLVITIFNTGKHIPEEDLEMIFDKFYQSKNQNILKPTGSGLGLAISKKIIQAHNGSIKAENSGLGVTFSITLPDRILNEIRNEVEHL from the coding sequence ATGAGTAGCTTCGCTTTATTTTTTGTGGTGTTGTTTTACCTGGCTCTTCTGTTCTTAGTTGCCCATCTGGCAGAGAAGAAAAGAAGTAAGTTCTGGATCAACAATCCTTACATTTATGCATTGTCACTGGCTGTGTATTGTACAGCATGGACTTACTACGGAAGCATTGGAGTAGCTGCTACAAGCGGACTTAACTATCTGCCGATTTATATTGGCCCTGCCATGATTATTCCTGCCTGGATTTATATCAATACCAGAATTGTAAGAATTGCCAGAGTAAATAAAATAAGCAGCCTTGCAGATTTTATCTCATTACGGTACGGAAACAGCAGAAGCATGAGCGCTATTATCACTGTTGTCTGCTTATTAGCGATTGTACCTTATATCGGATTACAGATCAAAGCAATATCCGAAACATTTCATTTGGTAACAGAAACCCCGATGTCCAAAGATATCCTGACTGATAATGCAACATTTGTTGTTATTTTAATTGCTCTATTCTCTTCTTATTATGGAACCAGGTATGTAGATGCGTCAGAAAAAAGGCTGGGAATTATCTCTGCTATTGCGCTGGAGAGCTTTTTAAAATTATTTTTCATTATTATTCTTGGGCTTTTTGTGATCTATTATGTTTTTGACGGATTCAATGATATCTACCAGAGAGCAAGTCATTTCGAAGATTTCAAAGAAAAAAATACATTCAACGGTATTGAAGGCGCAATGAACTGGATGGTTTTATGCATGATCTCTGCAACAGCCATCTGCATATTACCCAGACAGTTTCACACTGCAATTGTTGAAAACAGACAGGAAAAACATATCAGAACAGCAATATGGTTTTTCCCACTTTATTTACTGATATTTACTATATTCATTTTTCCTATTGCCTGGGGCGGAAGGCTTATCTTTGACGGTGAAAAAGTTAACCCTGAATTCTACTCTATTTTAATTCCGCAGCATTTTGACAATACTTTAATTACTGTTCTGGTTTTTCTCGGAGGGCTGAGCTCATGCATCTCCATGATTATTATTTCCGCCATTACTTTATCTATCATGCTTTCCAACAACCTTATTATTCCTTATGGACTGCTTGGAAAACTGAAGTCTGAAAACGAGACACAAAATACAAGAAGTATCACCACCATCAGAAAATTCAGCATTTTCGCACTGATTATCATGGCTTTTGTTTTCTACAAATATTTCATTTTAAAAACATCGCTGGATTCTGTTGGGCTAATCTCGTTTGTTGTGATCGCACAGCTGGCACCAGCATTTTTTGGGGCTATATTCTGGAGAAGAGGCAGTTATAAAGGTGCTGTAATTGGGTTGGCAGCCGGACTGGCGATCTGCTATTTCGGATTGATTATCCCTCAGTACTACTTTTCATATAATCAGGAATTCAAAGGTGTTTTAAGAGATATGTACAACTCTTTTGATTTTTTCACGATCTCTTATCTGGGAAGAATTCCGCAGATTTTTTTCTGGTCAATTCTTGTCAATACAGGTTTGTTCACTATTATTTCTGTAAGTACTAAAGGAAATTACCGTGAAAGAAACTTTGCTGAGCTGTATGTAGACATTGATAAATACATTCAAAATCACGAAAACGCTTTTATCTGGAGAGGAACCGCTTATATTTCCGATATCCAGAACATTCTGGAAAGATTTTTAGGTAAAAACAAGACCGAACAGGCATTGAGAATTTTCAATTTAAAATACAATATTGATTCTAAAACAGAGACTGCCGATTCAAGATTCATTAAGTTTTCAGAAAACCTTCTGGCCGGAAGAATAGGAACAGCTTCTGCTAAAATTTTAATTGAAGGCGTAACCAAAGAAGATAAAATATCTCTGAAGGAGGTTTTAAACATCCTGGAAGAATCTAAAGAAAATATCATTTTAAACAAAAAGCTTACAGAACAGTCTGAAGAATTGCAGAAACTTTCTGACGACCTCAGAACCGCTAATGAAAATCTCATCGTTAAAGACCGCCAGAAAGATGATTTTCTGGATTCTGTTGCTCATGAACTGCGGACCCCGATCACCGCTATCCGTTCAGCAGGGGAAATTCTGGCTGACGATGATGATATCCCTTTTGAAATAAAACAGGAGTTTTTAAACAATATTATTACAGAGTCTGACCGGCTCAGTGAGATCATCAATGATATCCTTTATCTTGATAAGCTTCAGCATGGGGAGATCTCTTTGAATATTCAGCAAAATAATATTCTTGACACTTATAAAAAAGCATTAAGCCCTATTTTACACCTGATACAGCAGAAAAACATCCATTTAAGTGAAGTCAATCTCCTGAACCGGGTTATATTTGAATATGATGAAGCCAGAATGATCCAGCTTCTTCAGAACATCTGGGGGAATGCTTTAAAATTCACAGATGAACAGGGAACAATACAGACTAAATTGTTTGAAAAAGAAAATCAATTGGTAATTACCATTTTCAATACCGGGAAACACATTCCTGAAGAGGATCTGGAAATGATTTTCGACAAGTTTTATCAATCCAAAAATCAAAATATATTAAAACCTACAGGAAGCGGACTTGGTCTTGCAATTTCAAAGAAAATAATACAAGCCCACAATGGAAGTATAAAAGCTGAAAACAGCGGCCTTGGAGTTACTTTTTCCATTACCCTTCCTGACAGAATACTAAACGAGATTAGAAATGAAGTTGAACACCTTTAA
- a CDS encoding aspartate aminotransferase family protein — translation MNLFNVYPLFNIHPVKALGSFLWDDKGEQYLDFYGGHAVISIGHNHPHYQNKLKEQLEKISFYSNSVQNELQVELADKLGKLSGYEDYNLFLCNSGAEANENALKLASFHNGKSKVLYFSGSFHGRTSAAVSVTDNPKIVAPVNFSERFIKSEWNDIKQLEEIFAVHGSEISSVIIEGIQGVGGIMIPTQEFLSKIKKLCEKFDAVLILDEVQSGYGRSGYFFAHQEFAIEADIITTAKGMGNGFPVAGVLIHPKFKASNGLLGTTFGGNHLACVASIAVLDVMKDENLIENAQQMGAYIENEIKGLPHIKSIRRKGLMIGIELDRDCSEVRKSLLFDHHIFTGNSNDKTVLRILPALNIRKEETDLFINALKTVLENIED, via the coding sequence ATGAATTTATTCAACGTATATCCATTATTCAACATACATCCGGTTAAAGCTCTGGGGTCTTTCCTTTGGGATGATAAAGGAGAACAATATCTTGATTTTTACGGAGGTCATGCCGTTATTTCTATCGGGCACAATCATCCGCATTATCAAAACAAATTAAAAGAACAGTTAGAGAAGATTTCCTTTTATTCTAATTCTGTTCAGAATGAACTGCAGGTAGAACTGGCTGACAAGCTGGGAAAACTGTCAGGGTATGAAGACTACAATCTTTTTCTGTGTAATTCAGGAGCAGAAGCTAATGAAAATGCATTGAAGTTAGCTTCTTTTCACAATGGAAAAAGCAAAGTGCTTTATTTCTCAGGATCATTTCACGGAAGAACTTCCGCAGCAGTTTCTGTAACGGATAATCCGAAGATTGTTGCTCCGGTAAACTTTTCAGAACGATTCATTAAATCAGAATGGAATGATATCAAGCAGCTTGAAGAAATCTTTGCCGTACACGGAAGTGAAATTTCCTCTGTAATTATTGAAGGAATTCAAGGAGTAGGGGGAATTATGATTCCAACCCAGGAATTTTTATCCAAAATTAAAAAACTGTGTGAGAAATTTGATGCTGTTCTGATTCTGGATGAAGTGCAGTCAGGATACGGAAGAAGTGGGTATTTCTTTGCTCATCAGGAATTTGCCATTGAAGCAGATATTATCACTACAGCTAAAGGAATGGGGAATGGATTTCCGGTTGCCGGAGTTTTAATTCACCCTAAATTTAAGGCTAGCAATGGTTTGCTGGGAACAACATTTGGAGGGAATCATTTAGCTTGTGTAGCTTCTATTGCGGTTCTGGATGTGATGAAGGACGAAAATCTCATCGAAAATGCCCAACAGATGGGAGCGTATATTGAAAATGAAATTAAAGGGTTACCACATATTAAATCTATCCGAAGGAAAGGATTGATGATCGGAATAGAACTCGACAGGGACTGTTCAGAAGTAAGGAAAAGCTTACTGTTTGATCATCATATCTTCACCGGAAACTCTAATGATAAAACCGTGTTGAGAATTCTTCCGGCACTCAATATCAGAAAAGAGGAAACGGATCTTTTTATCAATGCTTTGAAAACAGTATTGGAAAACATTGAAGACTAA
- the argG gene encoding argininosuccinate synthase, with product MNKKVILAFSGGLDTSYCAKYLSETLGYDVYAVTVNTGGFSKEEEKELERKALNLGVKEYRCVDAQEDYYNSCVKYLIFGNVLKNNTYPLSVSAERTIQAQEIAKYAIEVGADAIAHGSTGAGNDQVRFDLIFQVMCPNIEIITPIRDMALSREEEIEFLKNHGYEMEFQKAQYSVNKGLWGTSVGGKETLTSRNYLPEEAFPSQVQETQPSELEIEFKNGEVVAVNGESFNHSVYAIQKIEELASAYGIGRDIHVGDTIVGIKGRVGFEAAAASVIIKAHHLLEKHTLSKYQQMMKSQLSDWYGNWLHEALFLDPVMRNIESFLMDSQKTVSGKVYITLHPYRFILNGIESDHDLMSDKFGSYGEANRAWTGEDVKGYTKIVSNSLNIYHQINKNIN from the coding sequence ATGAACAAGAAAGTCATCTTAGCGTTTAGTGGAGGTTTAGATACTTCCTACTGTGCAAAATATCTTAGTGAGACACTGGGGTATGATGTGTATGCGGTTACTGTAAATACCGGAGGTTTTTCCAAAGAAGAAGAAAAAGAACTGGAGAGAAAAGCTTTAAACCTTGGGGTGAAAGAATACAGGTGCGTAGATGCTCAGGAGGATTATTACAATTCTTGTGTGAAGTATTTGATTTTCGGGAATGTATTGAAAAATAACACATACCCTCTTTCTGTAAGTGCGGAGCGTACAATCCAGGCACAGGAAATCGCAAAATACGCCATTGAAGTAGGAGCTGATGCCATTGCTCATGGAAGCACAGGAGCGGGAAATGACCAGGTTCGTTTTGATTTGATTTTTCAGGTAATGTGTCCGAATATTGAGATCATTACGCCTATCCGTGATATGGCTTTATCCCGTGAGGAAGAAATTGAGTTTTTGAAAAACCATGGATATGAAATGGAATTCCAGAAAGCACAATATTCAGTGAATAAAGGGCTTTGGGGTACTTCTGTAGGCGGTAAAGAGACTTTAACGTCTAGAAATTATCTTCCGGAAGAAGCATTTCCGTCTCAGGTTCAGGAAACCCAGCCTTCAGAATTGGAGATTGAGTTTAAAAATGGGGAAGTGGTAGCGGTGAATGGAGAAAGTTTTAATCATTCTGTATATGCTATTCAGAAAATAGAAGAATTGGCTTCTGCTTACGGAATTGGCCGTGATATCCATGTGGGAGATACTATTGTAGGAATTAAAGGGAGAGTTGGATTTGAAGCAGCTGCAGCCTCAGTAATTATAAAGGCACACCATTTATTGGAAAAACATACGCTTTCAAAATACCAGCAAATGATGAAATCCCAGTTATCCGACTGGTATGGAAACTGGCTTCATGAAGCGCTTTTCTTAGATCCGGTAATGAGAAATATTGAATCTTTCTTAATGGATTCTCAGAAAACAGTGAGTGGGAAAGTATATATAACTCTTCATCCTTACAGATTTATTTTAAATGGAATTGAATCTGATCACGATCTGATGTCTGACAAGTTCGGAAGTTACGGAGAAGCCAACAGAGCGTGGACGGGAGAAGATGTAAAAGGATACACTAAAATTGTAAGCAATTCCTTGAACATATACCATCAGATTAATAAAAATATCAACTAA
- a CDS encoding IS1/IS1595 family N-terminal zinc-binding domain-containing protein, giving the protein MENICPKCKSNKVVKSGIINEKQRFHCKNCNYYFTVKKLGKQIDDYYVTKALQLYLEGLSYREIERIIGVSHVTISSWIKKYNITRPPHSEFHPVYKILKQNELIEYIAQEENIKNSGIIITQFADKYMLIKWERFKK; this is encoded by the coding sequence ATGGAAAATATATGCCCTAAATGCAAAAGTAACAAAGTTGTTAAAAGCGGTATTATCAACGAGAAACAAAGGTTTCACTGCAAAAATTGCAACTATTATTTTACTGTCAAAAAACTAGGAAAGCAGATTGATGACTACTATGTGACCAAAGCATTACAACTCTATCTTGAAGGATTAAGTTACCGTGAAATTGAACGGATTATCGGGGTTTCACATGTTACCATAAGCTCCTGGATTAAAAAATACAACATCACGAGACCGCCGCATTCGGAATTCCACCCTGTATATAAAATACTGAAACAAAATGAATTAATTGAATATATAGCTCAGGAAGAAAATATAAAAAATTCAGGAATCATTATTACTCAATTCGCCGATAAGTATATGCTGATTAAGTGGGAAAGATTTAAAAAGTAG
- the argC gene encoding N-acetyl-gamma-glutamyl-phosphate reductase, with amino-acid sequence MKKTVGIVGANGYTGSELIRLLAFHPHVTLSFLYSRSNSGTRISDLYPDLTTVCEMVLTDQPEEVDILFLCLPHKESQNWLTQNPVKEETLVIDLGNDFRLDGNFESRDFIYGLPEINKKQLSGSKSIANPGCFATAIQLALLPLAEKESLDEVFTTGITGSTGAGQSLQPTTHFTWRNDNVSAYKTLTHQHVDEILKQIVLFNHKNVSLNFVPWRGDFARGIFTSSTVKTDLGLSDIYQLYKDFYEEAPFVTVSEKAIDLKQVVNTNRCVIQIEKSGNVAVIHSAIDNLLKGASGQAVQNMNIAMGWEENAGLNLKPIAF; translated from the coding sequence ATGAAGAAAACAGTAGGAATAGTTGGAGCTAACGGTTATACAGGAAGCGAATTAATACGCTTACTGGCTTTTCATCCCCATGTGACATTGAGTTTTTTATATAGTCGTTCGAATTCGGGGACAAGAATTTCGGATCTGTACCCGGATTTAACGACAGTTTGTGAAATGGTGCTGACAGACCAGCCTGAAGAAGTAGATATTCTTTTTCTATGTCTTCCTCATAAAGAAAGCCAGAACTGGTTAACTCAGAACCCGGTTAAAGAAGAAACGCTGGTTATTGATTTAGGAAATGACTTCCGTTTGGATGGAAATTTTGAAAGCAGAGATTTTATCTACGGACTGCCTGAAATCAATAAAAAACAACTGTCGGGTTCAAAAAGCATTGCCAATCCGGGATGTTTTGCAACAGCTATTCAGTTGGCATTATTACCATTGGCAGAAAAGGAATCTTTGGATGAGGTTTTTACTACGGGAATTACAGGTTCCACAGGAGCAGGGCAGTCTTTACAGCCGACAACCCATTTTACCTGGAGGAATGATAATGTGTCGGCTTATAAAACATTGACTCATCAGCATGTAGACGAAATTTTGAAACAAATAGTTTTGTTTAACCATAAAAATGTCAGCCTGAATTTTGTTCCATGGAGAGGGGATTTTGCAAGAGGGATTTTTACAAGTTCTACGGTGAAAACAGATTTGGGACTTTCTGACATTTACCAATTGTATAAGGATTTTTATGAAGAGGCACCTTTTGTTACGGTAAGTGAAAAAGCAATTGATTTAAAGCAGGTTGTCAATACCAATCGCTGTGTGATTCAGATTGAAAAGAGTGGAAATGTTGCCGTTATTCACTCAGCGATTGACAATTTGTTGAAAGGGGCTTCTGGGCAGGCTGTACAAAACATGAACATCGCAATGGGCTGGGAAGAAAATGCAGGTTTGAATTTGAAACCGATAGCATTTTAA
- a CDS encoding DUF6814 family protein has product MNGLKKIFGIFWIAIAAVVGYFGITVMGIPKITSGKQEDLVFGIIILFVLMPIISGGMAVFGYYALTGEYSDDKI; this is encoded by the coding sequence ATGAACGGACTAAAAAAAATATTTGGCATATTCTGGATCGCAATTGCAGCGGTCGTGGGATATTTTGGAATTACGGTAATGGGAATTCCTAAAATTACTTCAGGAAAACAGGAAGACCTGGTTTTTGGTATCATCATTCTCTTTGTGCTGATGCCGATCATCTCAGGCGGAATGGCTGTTTTCGGATATTATGCATTAACAGGAGAATATTCTGACGATAAAATTTAA